From Nocardioides sp. HDW12B, the proteins below share one genomic window:
- a CDS encoding aldo/keto reductase — MQTRRIGTRQVSAIGLGAMPMSVREENDAEQARATIAEALERGVTLVDTADAYSRDEAEFGHNEDLVARVLRDLGRDDVLVATKGGHTRSGTDWELDGSRDHLHRACRASLQRLGVEQIDLYQHHRPDPAVPYAESIGALKELHDEGLIAAAGLSNADPDQIREAHGILGDALVAVQNQFSPAFRSSQPEIDLCEELGLAFLAWSPLGGMSDASSLGTTWSAFAEVADKHRVSPQQVCLAWELSLSPAVIPIPGASRPASVADSADAVHLVLDDEDLARLSA; from the coding sequence ATGCAGACACGACGGATCGGAACCCGGCAGGTCAGCGCGATCGGGCTCGGCGCGATGCCGATGTCGGTGCGCGAGGAGAACGACGCCGAGCAGGCGCGTGCCACGATCGCGGAGGCGCTCGAGCGCGGCGTCACGCTCGTCGACACCGCCGACGCCTACAGCCGCGACGAGGCGGAGTTCGGCCACAACGAGGACCTGGTCGCGCGGGTGCTGCGCGACCTGGGGCGCGACGACGTCCTCGTGGCGACCAAGGGCGGCCACACCCGCTCCGGCACCGACTGGGAGCTCGACGGCTCGCGCGACCACCTCCACCGCGCGTGCCGCGCGTCGTTGCAGCGGCTGGGTGTCGAGCAGATCGACCTCTACCAGCACCACCGCCCGGACCCGGCGGTGCCGTACGCCGAGAGCATCGGTGCCCTCAAGGAGCTGCACGACGAGGGCCTGATCGCCGCCGCCGGGCTCTCCAACGCCGACCCGGACCAGATCCGCGAGGCCCACGGCATCCTCGGAGACGCGCTCGTCGCGGTGCAGAACCAGTTCTCCCCCGCCTTCCGCTCCTCCCAGCCCGAGATCGACCTGTGCGAGGAGCTCGGGCTGGCGTTCCTCGCCTGGAGCCCGCTGGGCGGCATGTCCGACGCCTCCTCGCTCGGCACGACGTGGAGCGCCTTCGCCGAGGTGGCCGACAAGCACCGGGTCAGCCCGCAGCAGGTGTGCCTGGCCTGGGAGCTGTCGCTGTCCCCGGCCGTGATCCCGATCCCGGGCGCGAGCCGTCCCGCGTCGGTCGCCGACTCGGCGGACGCCGTACACCTGGTGCTCGACGACGAGGACCTGGCCCGCCTCTCCGCCTGA
- a CDS encoding AGE family epimerase/isomerase — protein MDDATLLAEVDRLVAFARAARRPEGFGWLDEQGALTDKPVELWITCRMTHVFALQALRGDDASAPLARHGVEALAGPLHDAEHGGWFAAVDADGPVGAAGSEKQAYGHAFVVLAAASAAAAGTPGAERLLGDALDVLDRRFWDDEHGMAVDGWDREWRTLDPYRGVNANMHLVEALLAAHDVTGDGLLLTRALRVTTRVVHDLGVPRGFRLPEHFTAAWEPDPDYNRDDPAHPFRPYGVTVGHLLEWSRLTLLLGRALEEAGHEVPGWLTPDARGLFDRAVGDGWTGGEHPGFCYTTDFEGRPVVTHRMHWVVAEAVAAATVLYQTTGDPAYAAWRDAWLDLALTRFADHDGGSWWHEVDERNHPSREVWVGKPDVYHAFQALLTPLLPPVSSYVGGVRRARRQRQEQ, from the coding sequence ATGGACGACGCGACCCTGCTGGCCGAGGTCGACCGCCTCGTCGCCTTCGCCCGCGCTGCGCGTCGCCCCGAGGGGTTCGGGTGGCTCGACGAGCAGGGCGCCCTCACCGACAAGCCCGTCGAGCTGTGGATCACCTGCCGCATGACCCACGTCTTCGCGCTCCAGGCGCTCCGGGGCGACGACGCCTCCGCGCCGTTGGCCCGGCACGGGGTGGAGGCGCTCGCCGGGCCCCTGCACGACGCGGAGCACGGTGGCTGGTTCGCCGCGGTCGACGCCGACGGTCCCGTCGGTGCGGCGGGGAGCGAGAAGCAGGCCTACGGTCACGCCTTCGTGGTGCTGGCCGCGGCGAGCGCCGCCGCCGCCGGTACGCCGGGCGCGGAGCGTCTGCTGGGCGACGCCCTCGACGTGCTGGACCGTCGCTTCTGGGACGACGAGCACGGCATGGCCGTCGACGGGTGGGACCGGGAGTGGCGCACCCTCGACCCCTACCGCGGCGTCAACGCCAACATGCACCTGGTCGAGGCGCTCCTCGCCGCCCACGACGTCACTGGCGACGGCCTGCTGCTCACGCGTGCGCTGCGGGTGACGACGCGCGTCGTCCACGACCTGGGCGTGCCGCGCGGCTTCCGGCTGCCCGAGCACTTCACCGCCGCGTGGGAGCCGGATCCCGACTACAACCGCGACGACCCCGCCCACCCCTTCCGCCCGTACGGCGTCACCGTGGGGCACCTGCTCGAGTGGTCGCGCCTGACGCTGCTGCTGGGCCGGGCCCTCGAGGAGGCCGGCCACGAGGTCCCGGGCTGGCTGACGCCGGACGCCCGCGGCCTCTTCGACCGGGCCGTGGGCGACGGCTGGACCGGCGGCGAGCACCCCGGGTTCTGCTACACCACCGACTTCGAGGGTCGCCCGGTCGTCACGCACCGCATGCACTGGGTGGTGGCGGAGGCGGTCGCCGCCGCGACGGTCCTCTACCAGACCACCGGCGACCCGGCGTACGCCGCCTGGCGCGACGCCTGGCTGGACCTCGCGCTGACGCGTTTCGCCGACCACGACGGCGGCTCCTGGTGGCACGAGGTCGACGAGCGCAACCACCCCTCACGGGAGGTCTGGGTCGGCAAGCCCGACGTCTACCACGCCTTCCAGGCGTTGCTGACGCCGCTGCTGCCGCCGGTGTCGTCGTACGTCGGCGGGGTGCGCCGCGCCCGTCGGCAGCGTCAGGAGCAGTAG
- a CDS encoding signal peptidase I: protein MPTIPAPRQAHLPACRGVRRHPLGHVARLLGWGALAALLWLTLPPQYGGHVGTTVVSGHSMEPTYWTGDLVLTWRGASVEPGDVVVYRVPEGEPGEGLHVVHRVQAVDRDGRFTMLGDNNDEADLWTPTTDDVVGEVFAAVPQGGRWMTILLSPLALALLCGVLVTLAVVTDGRRDPTDPDDPDDPDGPDGPDDPEEPDVPTERKEPEDRGDVARPHAPRARPAVVGLLCVGLLAVGLGVASASTLGSLRSTELHASRTLTRPAAPVTAEADVDVVVTSSDSASYCARVTVSTGSTGPVRWRATLTPARISSNPAYRLDAAPSTVQGARTSSFSAASGTWAVTGDGSNDVVSAGSPVQWTYCAPWSTSAALVDAAVSVRVTSETGNGANLRYCAEVTVTTSAADWQRWRATVGSTTPGLTAAKYRLGSAPALTRAAQVSFTGGNRWTLTTRGDATQPVVRAGSPAVWSYCS, encoded by the coding sequence ATGCCCACGATCCCGGCACCGCGGCAGGCCCATCTCCCGGCCTGCCGTGGTGTCCGGCGTCATCCCCTCGGGCACGTCGCGCGGCTGCTGGGCTGGGGAGCGCTGGCCGCGCTGCTGTGGCTGACGCTCCCCCCGCAGTACGGCGGCCACGTCGGGACGACGGTCGTCTCCGGCCACTCGATGGAGCCGACCTACTGGACCGGCGACCTCGTCCTGACCTGGCGGGGCGCGAGCGTCGAGCCCGGTGACGTGGTGGTCTACCGCGTCCCCGAGGGCGAGCCCGGCGAGGGCCTGCACGTGGTCCACCGGGTCCAGGCCGTCGACCGCGACGGGCGCTTCACCATGCTCGGCGACAACAACGACGAGGCCGACCTCTGGACCCCCACCACCGACGACGTGGTGGGCGAGGTGTTCGCGGCCGTGCCGCAAGGCGGTCGGTGGATGACGATCCTCCTCTCGCCGCTGGCACTCGCGCTGCTCTGCGGGGTGCTGGTCACGCTCGCGGTGGTCACCGACGGCCGGCGCGACCCGACCGACCCCGACGACCCCGACGACCCCGACGGCCCCGACGGCCCCGACGACCCCGAGGAGCCGGACGTGCCGACCGAGCGGAAGGAGCCCGAGGACCGGGGCGACGTCGCCCGACCCCACGCACCGCGGGCCCGGCCCGCTGTCGTGGGGCTGCTGTGCGTCGGCCTGCTGGCCGTCGGCCTGGGCGTCGCCTCGGCCTCGACCCTCGGAAGCCTGCGCAGCACCGAGCTCCACGCGTCCCGCACCCTGACGCGGCCGGCCGCGCCGGTGACCGCCGAGGCCGACGTCGACGTCGTGGTCACCAGCTCGGACAGCGCCTCCTACTGCGCCCGCGTCACGGTCTCGACCGGCTCGACCGGCCCAGTGCGCTGGCGGGCGACCCTCACACCGGCGCGGATCAGCAGCAACCCCGCCTACCGCCTCGACGCCGCGCCCTCGACGGTGCAGGGCGCACGGACCAGCTCGTTCTCCGCGGCGTCCGGGACCTGGGCGGTCACCGGCGACGGCAGCAACGACGTCGTCAGCGCCGGCAGCCCCGTGCAGTGGACCTACTGCGCCCCGTGGTCCACCTCGGCCGCGCTCGTCGACGCCGCGGTGTCGGTCCGGGTGACCAGCGAGACCGGCAACGGCGCGAACCTGCGCTACTGCGCCGAGGTCACCGTGACGACCAGCGCCGCGGACTGGCAGCGGTGGCGCGCGACGGTCGGCAGCACCACGCCCGGCCTCACCGCGGCGAAGTACCGCCTCGGCTCGGCCCCCGCACTCACCAGGGCCGCGCAGGTCTCCTTCACCGGTGGCAACCGGTGGACGCTGACGACCCGGGGCGACGCCACCCAGCCCGTGGTCCGGGCCGGGTCGCCCGCGGTGTGGTCCTACTGCTCCTGA
- a CDS encoding ferredoxin reductase: protein MAASTLSWDRVRGIGSRLTTPLHPDDYLVLVNPLWTSRELRGRVEKVLRETDDAATLVIRPGWGWRYDHKPGQYVGIGIQVDGKFQWRSYSVSSPPKRSGRTIAITVRAMPEGLLSSHLVNGLEPGTIVRLALPEGDFVMPDPPPEKVLFLVGGSGVTPVMSMIRTLDRRGTMPDVVMHYSSTTPERMIFREELEKLAEKHPKFTLHQLHTDTDGMLEMKQLDELVPDWKERGTWACGPAPMLDAISEHWKEHDLEDELHLERFSLALGDSDAEGGTITFQNSSKTNEVDGATTLLEAGEEAGIGMPYGCRMGICHTCTLTMVKGAVKDLRNGEEFTQPNEQIQTCVTAAMGDVTLDI, encoded by the coding sequence TTGGCCGCGAGCACGCTCAGCTGGGACCGCGTCCGAGGGATCGGCTCGCGTCTGACGACGCCGCTGCACCCTGACGACTACCTGGTGCTGGTCAACCCGCTGTGGACCTCGCGCGAGCTGCGCGGCCGTGTGGAGAAGGTGCTGCGCGAGACCGACGACGCGGCGACGCTGGTGATCCGTCCGGGCTGGGGGTGGCGCTACGACCACAAGCCCGGGCAGTACGTCGGCATCGGCATCCAGGTCGACGGCAAGTTCCAGTGGCGCTCCTACTCGGTGAGCTCGCCCCCGAAGCGGTCGGGTCGCACCATCGCGATCACCGTGCGCGCCATGCCCGAGGGCCTGCTCTCCTCGCACCTCGTCAACGGTCTCGAGCCCGGGACGATCGTGCGCCTCGCGCTTCCGGAGGGCGACTTCGTCATGCCGGACCCGCCCCCGGAGAAGGTGCTCTTCCTGGTCGGCGGCAGCGGCGTCACCCCGGTGATGTCGATGATCCGCACGCTCGACCGGCGCGGGACGATGCCCGACGTCGTCATGCACTACTCCTCCACGACGCCGGAGCGGATGATCTTCCGCGAGGAGCTGGAGAAGCTCGCCGAGAAGCACCCCAAGTTCACGCTGCACCAGCTCCACACCGACACCGACGGCATGCTCGAGATGAAGCAGCTCGACGAGCTGGTGCCGGACTGGAAGGAGCGCGGCACCTGGGCGTGCGGGCCCGCGCCGATGCTCGACGCCATCTCCGAGCACTGGAAGGAGCACGACCTCGAGGACGAGCTGCACCTCGAGCGCTTCTCGCTCGCGCTGGGCGACAGCGACGCGGAGGGCGGGACGATCACGTTCCAGAACTCCAGCAAGACCAACGAGGTGGACGGCGCCACGACGCTGCTCGAGGCCGGTGAGGAGGCCGGGATCGGCATGCCCTACGGCTGCCGCATGGGCATCTGCCACACGTGCACGCTCACCATGGTCAAGGGAGCGGTGAAGGACCTGCGCAACGGCGAGGAGTTCACCCAGCCCAACGAGCAGATCCAGACCTGCGTCACCGCCGCGATGGGCGACGTCACGCTCGACATCTGA
- a CDS encoding acyl-CoA desaturase: protein MAISDVKEYTHLTEDEVEQIGRELDQIRADIEESRGDADAAYINRMIKVQRGLAAAGRVTLLFSNKKPAWIAGASMLGIAKILENMEIGHNVMHGQWDWMNDPEIHSSNWEWDTAQPAEQWKHSHNYVHHQFTNVLGYDNDIGYGVLRMAREQKWHPVNLGQPVYNAMLASLFQWGVALHDLDVERIRKMEKDPKEMKRQLKQIAKKVRRQVAKDYVVYPALSGPNWQTTLSANMTANLMRNLWSYMIIFCGHFPDGAVHFTEDEIEDETRAEWYLRQLLGSANFTGGPLLHIMSGNLGYQIEHHLFPDLPSNRYMEISKKIQALCQKYDLPYTTGPLHSQYGQTLRTIMKLSLPNKMTASDDPEMPARAGAVGETYTYDRRRKSDAERQPRRTELGAWSRGSADAQA from the coding sequence ATGGCCATCTCGGACGTCAAGGAATACACCCACCTCACCGAGGACGAGGTCGAGCAGATCGGTCGCGAGCTCGACCAGATCCGGGCCGACATCGAGGAGTCGCGCGGTGACGCCGACGCGGCGTACATCAACCGCATGATCAAGGTCCAGCGCGGCCTGGCCGCCGCCGGCCGCGTCACGTTGTTGTTCTCGAACAAGAAGCCGGCGTGGATCGCTGGCGCCTCCATGCTCGGGATCGCCAAGATCCTCGAGAACATGGAGATCGGCCACAACGTCATGCACGGCCAGTGGGACTGGATGAACGACCCGGAGATCCACTCCAGCAACTGGGAGTGGGACACCGCGCAGCCGGCCGAGCAGTGGAAGCACAGCCACAACTACGTGCACCACCAGTTCACCAACGTCCTCGGCTACGACAACGACATCGGCTACGGCGTGCTGCGCATGGCGCGCGAGCAGAAGTGGCACCCGGTCAACCTCGGTCAGCCGGTCTACAACGCCATGCTCGCCTCGCTGTTCCAGTGGGGCGTCGCGCTGCACGACCTCGACGTCGAGCGGATCCGCAAGATGGAGAAGGATCCGAAGGAGATGAAGCGGCAGCTCAAGCAGATCGCGAAGAAGGTCCGCCGCCAGGTCGCCAAGGACTACGTCGTCTACCCGGCCCTGAGCGGCCCGAACTGGCAGACCACGCTCAGCGCCAACATGACGGCCAACCTGATGCGCAACCTGTGGTCCTACATGATCATCTTCTGCGGCCACTTCCCCGACGGCGCGGTGCACTTCACCGAGGACGAGATCGAGGACGAGACCCGCGCGGAGTGGTACCTGCGCCAGCTGCTCGGCTCGGCCAACTTCACCGGCGGACCGCTGCTGCACATCATGTCGGGCAACCTCGGCTACCAGATCGAGCACCACCTCTTCCCCGACCTCCCCAGCAACCGCTACATGGAGATCTCGAAGAAGATCCAGGCGCTGTGCCAGAAGTACGACCTGCCCTACACCACGGGCCCGCTGCACTCGCAGTACGGTCAGACGCTGCGCACGATCATGAAGCTGTCGCTGCCCAACAAGATGACGGCCAGCGACGACCCGGAGATGCCGGCGCGCGCCGGGGCCGTGGGCGAGACCTACACCTACGACCGTCGTCGCAAGTCCGACGCCGAGCGTCAGCCGCGGCGTACCGAGCTGGGCGCCTGGTCGCGCGGCTCGGCCGACGCCCAGGCCTGA
- a CDS encoding threonine/serine exporter family protein: MVDRDAFKTLDVALRVGELLLANGAGAADVTATMLAVTRACGLHGVSVDVTFTELTLNHQPHHDDPGLVQKRSVRHREIDYEDLTLVDHIVRALLAGQIDRDDARARLARLNAHGHRRPAWAVTLGWGVMGAGTAALLGGGPLVGVLAFVAAMGIDRIQRAMSAQELPSFYQQVAGGLLASLLAVVAVAVGLPVTPAEVITTGIIMLLSGLGLVGAAQDALTGFPVTANARILEATLATVGIIAGVSGGLTVGSVLGVDLGSLRPAGPDLSDLPVVVLGAAVSAAAFAFAAYSPLRALLPIALVGALGQTVAALMSAAEFGATWAAATAAVLIGAVSYSAAGRIRVPPLVVVVSAVVPLLPGLSIYAGLFNLADGRGGTLQIVTAVATALALASGVILGQYLAQPLRRGGRRLESRLSGPRLVGPLRVRPAASRRVGHNVRHDHHSS, translated from the coding sequence ATGGTTGACCGCGACGCCTTCAAGACCCTCGACGTGGCGCTCCGGGTGGGCGAGCTGCTGCTCGCCAACGGCGCCGGAGCCGCCGACGTGACCGCCACGATGCTGGCGGTGACACGCGCCTGCGGTCTTCACGGCGTGAGCGTGGACGTGACGTTCACCGAGCTCACGCTCAACCACCAGCCCCACCACGACGACCCCGGTCTGGTCCAGAAGCGCAGTGTGCGGCACCGCGAGATCGACTACGAGGACCTCACGCTCGTCGACCACATCGTGCGGGCGCTGCTGGCCGGCCAGATCGACCGCGACGACGCCCGCGCGCGGCTGGCGCGGCTGAACGCGCACGGTCACCGTCGTCCCGCCTGGGCCGTCACGCTCGGCTGGGGCGTCATGGGCGCCGGCACCGCGGCCCTCCTCGGGGGCGGCCCGCTCGTCGGCGTGCTCGCGTTCGTCGCCGCCATGGGCATCGACCGCATCCAGCGCGCGATGTCGGCGCAGGAGCTGCCGTCGTTCTACCAGCAGGTCGCCGGAGGCCTGCTGGCCAGCCTGCTGGCGGTGGTGGCGGTCGCCGTCGGTCTGCCGGTGACGCCGGCGGAGGTCATCACCACCGGCATCATCATGCTGCTCTCGGGGCTGGGCCTGGTCGGCGCCGCCCAGGACGCGCTCACCGGCTTCCCGGTGACGGCCAACGCCCGCATCCTGGAGGCCACGCTCGCGACCGTCGGCATCATCGCCGGGGTCAGCGGCGGGCTGACGGTGGGATCGGTCCTCGGCGTGGACCTCGGCTCGCTGCGTCCGGCAGGCCCCGACCTCTCCGACCTCCCCGTCGTCGTCCTCGGGGCGGCGGTCTCGGCCGCGGCGTTCGCCTTCGCGGCGTACTCGCCCCTGCGCGCGCTCCTGCCCATCGCCCTCGTCGGCGCCCTCGGCCAGACGGTCGCGGCCCTCATGAGCGCCGCCGAGTTCGGCGCGACGTGGGCCGCCGCCACCGCCGCGGTGCTGATCGGTGCCGTGTCCTACTCCGCAGCCGGGCGGATCCGGGTGCCGCCGCTCGTCGTCGTCGTGTCCGCGGTGGTCCCGCTGCTGCCCGGCCTGTCCATCTACGCCGGCCTGTTCAACCTCGCCGACGGCCGCGGCGGCACGCTGCAGATCGTCACCGCCGTCGCCACCGCGCTGGCCCTGGCCTCGGGCGTGATCCTGGGCCAGTACCTCGCGCAGCCGCTGCGCCGCGGCGGTCGGCGCCTCGAGTCGCGGCTCTCCGGGCCCCGTCTGGTCGGTCCCCTCCGGGTCCGTCCCGCGGCCTCACGGCGGGTCGGCCACAATGTGAGGCATGACCACCACTCCTCCTGA